The following is a genomic window from Spirosoma agri.
CAGATCACAGCGGCTGTTCGCACCGGTACATTACGACAGACGCTGGTGATTACGCAGTTTGCCATTGCTGTTGCGCTGATTATCAGTACGGCGGTAGTCTACAACCAGATGACCTATATTCAGGATTATCGCCTGGGCTTTCAGAAAGATCAGGTTTTGTTGCTACCCGACATTGGTGACTCGACAACGAACTACGAGACGTTCAAGCAGCAGTTGACCGAAACGGGTGTGGTCGGTGAGGTGGGGCGTTCCTCGCGGATTCCGTCGGGCCGATTGCTGGATTCATACGATGCCGCTGCGCAGAAAGGAGATAGCCTGGCCCCGATTACGGTCAACCTGCGTCGTTTGCAGATCGACTACGATTTTATTCCGGCGTATCAGATTGGTATGGTGGCTGGTCGCAATTTCTCCCGGTCTTTTTCCACGGATACATCCATGATCGTACTGAACGAAACGGCGGTCCGGCTCCTGGGCTGGACACCGCAGCAGGCGATTGGCAAGTCGTTTCGATATGGCCCGACTAAGGGTCAAATTATCGGCGTGACGAAGGACTATCATTTCGAGTCGCTGCATCAGAAAGTAGGTGCCATTGCTATGGTCATGTCAACCAAAAACCTCAACTGGCTGTCCGTTCCGATCAAGGGAAACGTTCCCGCTGGTGTCAAACGAGTGGAAGCAGTCTGGAAGCGATTTTTTCCGCAACGTCCTTTCGATTATCAATTTCTGGACGAACGCTTTGGCCGACTCTATGCCCTGGAGCAAACGCAGCAGACGTTGTTTACGGTGTTTGCCAGCGTCGCCATTTTGATCTCCTGTCTGGGTTTGTTTGGTTTATCCATGTTCATGGCCGAGCAGCGCACGAAAGAAATCGGGGTTCGTAAAGTACTCGGTGCGTCGGTGTCGAGTCTGGTTGCGTTGCTATCGCAGGACTTTCTAAAACTGGTTGGTATTGCTATTTTGATTGCGTCGCCGGTGGCAGGCTGGGCTATGGCGCAATGGCTCGATAGTTTCGCTTATCATACCTCGCTCAGCGTATGGGTATTTGCCTTGGCTGCGGTTCTGGCGGTTGGCATTGCGCTGCTGACCATCAGTTTCCAAAGCCTCAAAGCCGCCTTGATGAATCCGGTGAAAAGTTTGCGCAGTGAATGATCCTGTGCTGTTCCGGCGGTTGTCTTGAGTAGAAACGCAACTCCTTGCGTCTCCTGTGCGTCAGCAAACCCATCCGGTCAGGAGACGCAAGGGATTGCGTCTCTACTTTGCACCAACATTACTGTCCGTAACTGGTCGGGAAAATCGTCCATTTGCGGACAATAGGCTTATTGTTAAAAGTATAAGATGTTGATATTTAGGTATTTAATAGTTTGGTGCGCCGTTTGTGTGAATAGTATCATCGTTCTACCTAAGCTACTAGATCTATGCTTCTCAACTACCTGAAAATCGCCCTGCGCAATCTGCGGAAAAATCGGGTGTTCTCCCTGATCAACATTGCCGGGCTGGCGCTGGGCATCGCGGCCTTCGTCCTGATTCTGGAATACGTTGCCTACGAACGCAGCGTCAACCGGTTTCAGGAGAAACTAGCCACCCTGTATCGGCTGTCCACGCAAACGCCGGAGGGTGATGTTTGGGTTGATATGGCCCCGGCCGTGGCACCACTGGCTAAACGCGAATTTCCGGAAGTCAAGGACTACTGTCGTATCGCCGAACATTCCGCAAATGGCATCGTAAGCCTGACAAACGGGCGTGATGCTCAGGTACCTCTGTCGTTCCGGGAAAGTAAACTAGCGTATGCCGATGCCAGTTTCTTCACGCTCTTCACATTTCCGCTCATCAAGGGCACGGCATCGGCGGCTCTCACTCAACCCAACACGGTTGCGCTGTCGCAGTCGCAGGCCCGGAAGTATTTCGGCGATGCAAAACCACTTGGCCGCACTCTGACGCTTAACAACCAGTTTGGAAAGACGCTGTATACCGTTACGGCGGTGTACGCCGATATGCCCCCAAACTCCGATCTGTTTTTTGATGCGATCTTTTCGCTTCAGACACTGGCTAATCCGGCTAACCTGAATGGCAACGACTGGGCCCGACTGGACAGTTTCTACGGTACGTACCTGACGACATTTCTACAGCTACCGGCGCAACCGTTCGACGCCAGCGTTCTGGCTGCGAAATTTAATGCGTTCAACAAAAAAGCAAACCCTAAAGACGAGAATCTATTCCTGCTGCAACCCGCTGCCAACATCCATCTGGCAGCCTCTTTGAGCGATGTGTATCAAACGAGCGGCAGTCTGGGGTTCGTGTACCTGCTTAGCGGTATTGCCGGTCTGATTCTGTTGATCGCCTGGTTCAATTACGTAAATCTGTCCACGGCGGGGGCTTTGAAGCGCGCTAAAGAGGTCGGTGTTCGAAAAGTGATCGGTGCCGGGCAGGGGCAACTCATTTGGCAATTCCTCGGCGAATCATTCCTGCTGAATGTCGTCGGATTTGTGACTGCGTTACTGCTGGTAATGGCGCTGCAAGGGATTTTCAACCAGTTTGTCGGGAAAGAGTTGTCCTTGAGTATTTTGAATACGGATGGCTTTTGGCTGGTCGGGGCTGTCCTATTGGTGGTCGGGGCCATCGTATCGGGGGGGTATGTTGCCTTCGCGCTAACGTCGTTCCAGCCCATTCAGACGCTGAAAGGCACGTATCAGGCTGGTAAAGGCGGGTGGTTACGTAAAACGCTGGTGGTTGCACAGTTCAGTGCGTCGATAGCACTGGTGATTGCCACGCTGGTGCTGTACCGGCAGTTGCAGTATATGCAGAGTAAGGATCTCGGTGTCCGGCTGGCGCAGCGAGTCGTTATCAAAGGCCCATCGGTCAATCTGAATGGGTCGTTCAAACCCGGAACCGAAGCCCTTGAGCACGAGCTTAGCCAGTTGTCGTACGTGAAAAACTTCTGCCAGACAAGCATCGTGCCGGGTAATTTCTACAACTTCACGGCGAATGGAATTGCCAAACAAAATCCCCGGATCGGCGATGATAAGAAAAGCTATTCGATGGGTATCGTCGATGACCGTTTCCTGAAAACCTACGAAATTAAACTAGCGGCTGGTCGGAATTTTACCGTTCGCGAGGCCGAACTAGGCTATGAGAAAAGTGCTAAACTGATGATCAACGAAACCAGTGCGCGTCAGCTGGGTTTTGCGTCTCCCGAGAAAGCGGTCGGTCAGATTATCAACTGGGGACAGCCGTTTGAAATCGTTGGCGTTGTGAAGGATTACCACCATCAGGGCCTGCAAAAAGCCATTGATCCGGTCATTTTTATGCCGCGCCGATCGGTTAGCGACCTGACGGTACAGCTGACCACGGACCCCACGCAGGGTGGCCGTATTCAGGATAAACTGGCTGAACTGGAGCGACTCTACAAAGCCAGTTACCCCGGTAATCCGTTCGAATTTTACTTCGCCGACGAGAACTACAACAGACAATACCAAAGCGAACAGCAGTATGGACAGGTGTTTACGCTGGCATCGGTACTCGCTATTTTTATTGCGTGTCTGGGACTGTTTGGTCTAGTAGCCTACACTACCGAACAACGCACGAAAGAAATCGGGGTTCGGAAGGTATTGGGCGCATCGATCACGAGTATTGTCGCGCTGCTTTCCAAAGACTTCTTAAAACTAGTGCTGGTTGCTATCGGTATCGCGTCTCCGCTGGCCTGGTGGGGCATGAATAGCTGGCTACAGACGTTTGCCTACAAGGTAGGTTTCGAATGGTGGATTTTTGCACTGGCCGCTTTACTGGCCACCGGGATCGCCGTTGCCACGGTCAGTTTTCAGAGCATCAAAGCGGCCTTAATGAACCCCGTCAAATCCCTACGCAGCGACTAACGTAGAGACGCAATCCTTTGCG
Proteins encoded in this region:
- a CDS encoding ABC transporter permease, which gives rise to MLLNYLKIALRNLRKNRVFSLINIAGLALGIAAFVLILEYVAYERSVNRFQEKLATLYRLSTQTPEGDVWVDMAPAVAPLAKREFPEVKDYCRIAEHSANGIVSLTNGRDAQVPLSFRESKLAYADASFFTLFTFPLIKGTASAALTQPNTVALSQSQARKYFGDAKPLGRTLTLNNQFGKTLYTVTAVYADMPPNSDLFFDAIFSLQTLANPANLNGNDWARLDSFYGTYLTTFLQLPAQPFDASVLAAKFNAFNKKANPKDENLFLLQPAANIHLAASLSDVYQTSGSLGFVYLLSGIAGLILLIAWFNYVNLSTAGALKRAKEVGVRKVIGAGQGQLIWQFLGESFLLNVVGFVTALLLVMALQGIFNQFVGKELSLSILNTDGFWLVGAVLLVVGAIVSGGYVAFALTSFQPIQTLKGTYQAGKGGWLRKTLVVAQFSASIALVIATLVLYRQLQYMQSKDLGVRLAQRVVIKGPSVNLNGSFKPGTEALEHELSQLSYVKNFCQTSIVPGNFYNFTANGIAKQNPRIGDDKKSYSMGIVDDRFLKTYEIKLAAGRNFTVREAELGYEKSAKLMINETSARQLGFASPEKAVGQIINWGQPFEIVGVVKDYHHQGLQKAIDPVIFMPRRSVSDLTVQLTTDPTQGGRIQDKLAELERLYKASYPGNPFEFYFADENYNRQYQSEQQYGQVFTLASVLAIFIACLGLFGLVAYTTEQRTKEIGVRKVLGASITSIVALLSKDFLKLVLVAIGIASPLAWWGMNSWLQTFAYKVGFEWWIFALAALLATGIAVATVSFQSIKAALMNPVKSLRSD